One Gadus chalcogrammus isolate NIFS_2021 chromosome 7, NIFS_Gcha_1.0, whole genome shotgun sequence genomic window, cacacacacagacacatgcacacacacatacagtcaaacacacacacacacacacacacacacacacacacacacacacacacacacacacacacacacacacacacacacacacacacacacatacggattCAATCAGCACCGAGGAGAAAGTATAAATAGACATTTAAAGAGTTGGGAAGCTATTGGGTTCAGCTTGTTTGCGATTCTCTCCCGTGACCCGAGCTCACACGGAACTCTCTGTCACTCCCAACAATAGCGGCTTTTATTCCAGGCCCCAATCTGAGGTCTTTTAATGTTATTAGGCCCTTAAGGGCCCTTAGGTTGTCAGAGTTTCACCTTGAAATCAGATAAGGCTAATGACAGGAATGCTGCTCCATTGAAGGCTGTCTGGACAGAATTAAATGGGAAGAAAAACAGCTGTTATGTGGATGAAATGTGTTTAACCTGAAAAACACATAAttaacagtgagagagagagagtagagagagagagagagagagagagagagagagagagagagagagagagagagagagagagagagagagaaacaagcaTCAACAAACAGAAACGTTTACCCAATTTTACCCCTAGTATGTAATAGGTATATTAGATGCTGGTTGAGGGGGATTAACACATCGCAAAAGCGACTTCCCCATGGGATAATTCCCTGACCTGGGGTGTTTACTATTTTAATAGATCAGCACGAACTAGAATCTGGCTTTTGTCCGGATCAAGCCTAAAAAGTATTAGGGTTCTGCTGCTGCCAGACGTGTGTTTGGACTCGCCAGGTCCCTGTGGTGGTCTATGCGGACTGTTTcacacaaactacacacaccTTCTTAATGAAGGTGTGTGTAGAGGGTAAACCAGTGCTCATCTATACTGTACAGTCAATCTGTCGTCATTGATTATGTGCGTAAATTGCGTTGTTGTAACACACACttttacaatgtgtgtgtgtttgtgtgcgtatagCGCCATTGcctatccatgtgtgtgtgtgtgtgtgtgtgtgtgtgtgtgtgtgtgtgtgtgtgtgtgtgtgtgtgtgtgtgtgcgtgtgtgtatggttgtgtgacAATGTGTAAATATGTACATtaatgagtgtatgtgtgtgttcacgtgtgcgtgcgttggaCGGGTTGTGGACCTGTAGGTGCTGTTGTGGGAACACAACGTGTGAGCGTGCACAAGAGCCTCCCGGCACGACGACAGGCTGCTTGGAGGCAGAGCCCTGAAGTGTGCCTACGAACGCGTGGGTGCGAGGTGTGGGTCAGcttgtgaggtgtgtgtgtgtgtgtgtgtgtgtgtgtgtgtgtgtgtgtgtgtgtgtgtgtgtgagagagagagagagagagagagtgtgagagtgtggcGTCTGTGAAAGAGTTTGAGGTgtgctttgtatgtgtgtctacgagagagagatgtgtgtgtgtgtgtgtgtgtgtgtgtgtgtgtgtgtgtgtgtgtgtgtgtgtgtgtgtgtgtgtgtgtgtgtgtgtgtgcgtgcgtgtgtgtgtgtgtgtgtgtgtgtgtgtgcgtgcgtgtgcccgAGAGagatctactgtgtgtgtgtgtgtgtgtgtgtgtgtgtgtgtgtgtgtgtgtgtgtgtgtgtgtgtgtgtgtgtgtgtgcccgagAGAGatctactgtgtgtttgtgtgtgtactaggtgtgtgtgtgtgtgtgaaggtgaagtgtgtgtgtggacacctTGATGCCTCCACACATGAGACAGGGAGCGTGGGATTCTTCGAACTGAGGAGCTGAGCTGAGCTGACTTCAGTCAACACAGAGCAGTCGTCCTCCGTAATCAAGACTCAGAAATTCAGTCTGGTATTATCAAAGACATGTGTGCCTGTATAGAAATCAGATACCTTTATACTTACCCAATAAATACAAGCACAATACAATAATGTATAtacttaaataaaaacataaatatatattatatattgtatttattcatttatgtaCATACAGAGCATATTTTTAACTCATGCTGGGTTGGCGCTCAGCTGTAGGAGTGAATCCAGGAACAatactctgtgtgtttgtttgtttacatatttttgttgttttgctgttttCGTCCTGTTTAAAACAGgccaaaaaagaaaatcaaagtGCACCATCTTGCGATGTGTTCTACGATAAGGACATTTCTAAACGCAGTATCGGCACATCACCCGTCACATCCGGGCTTGTCCCattttgagttttatttttataaattgttgctgttgtttttgttggtaTGAGCCATGTGGGTCTCAAGATGATTTCCTGTCATTATTATTGATGATATTATGCAACACTAGGTTAGACAGGGACCTGATGCTGTAGGATAGAAAGGGGCCTGGTGCTGTAGGTTGGACTGGGGCCTGGATCTATAGCACGTGTTAATGTGATGGATTAGTGTAACACCTTCACATGCAGGAGTCGggggaatcccccccccctggtggtggTACGGTATACCGCTAGCTGCTACCACCAGCACCTTGAGGTGTGAGGTGCTGCGAGAAGCAGAGGTCACTGATGTTTGGGACCCGTTAGCTCATATCCACTCACAGTATcgtataatataatgtatttttGTAATACCTGTTTATGGATTTATGGTGTCAAGATAGCTTGTGTTATTGGACTGCCAGTTCTGGGCAGTGAGCGCGTCGTACACAAATATCTCCGTGAACAGGAATAAAATGGGCAAGTACATCATCTGTCCCTGCGCCCCATCTAGTGGCTTGAAGAACATACTACAGCCTCTTTTCCAAATTTAttatttgctttattttcttgcttgtttgtttgttgtttgtttgtttgtttccttcttAACTGAAATAATTATAAACGTATGTTTCAGGTTAGATCTCTTTAAAGTGTTAGTGATCACTGCGAAAGTAAAATAGAGAAGGCTATATcgtatacagtaggcctatagcatAGTATAGTAAAGCATAGTATAATATAGCATATAGAactatcaaatatatatattttttaattacatAGCCTAGTTAATTAATTACATTTAATTACATTGTCTCTTGTTTGTATTGGAGTCTATTATCCTACTGAGTTGTAGTATATTGTGCTGTATTGTAGTCTATTGCAGTCCATTGTGTGGTATAGTAGTCtattgtgttagtgtgcgtgatTACAGCCATGGGCTGTACAGCAGTCACAACAGCGGGACAGCGGCCCCTCCAGCCTGCAGCAGGGTGACGGGTGTACGGGGCCTCTCTATGTGAACCACATAATGCCACACTGTTCCCCTGGCGGCTGGATTTGGCCCTTGTGTCCGGCCAGCTAAGAAAGTGGCCGGATTATACGGTAATCTCATAATGCTGCTGATGCCATGCAGGCTCTGATTGGACGGATTAGGAAACATGGCTTTGTCCTCGCACGCCCGGATGGATGAGAGACAATGCACAGtaacagagcaacacacactcacacactcacacacacagacacacagacacacacacacacacacacacacacacacacacacacacacacacacacacacacacacacacacacacacacacacacacacacacacacacacacacacacacacacacacacacacacacacacacacacacaaacgtacacacggTGGGACCCGGCAGCGCATCCCCGGTCTATGCCTGTGGTAGCCTACTGGAGCGTGTGTCCGCCCACCGAGGAAGAGCGGAGCGCTTCGTTCAgagaccccccctccctacccgACCCCCCGGCATGGTACGTACGGTTGTATTGCATTTGACTGATTTTGTAAATCCCAAGTGTACCGACCTTTGCCATTTCAGCTGCTATATGCGGGTTTGtgtatgcttatgtgtgtgctcACATGTGTGCCAGAGTTATTTCTGTAGGATACAAATGTGTATTTAATGAACGAAAAGCAGGCTGGAGTGGTTCGATAACTTTGGTGACGACAGGTGTTTTTCAGAATAAAAGTCCAATAAATGCTATGACGAGAATCCTCTAATTCCTAATGATTGGTTTCTTAAACACATAGCTTTTGAACGGCCCGTAGTGCAAGAACATATCAGAGTTAAAATGAAATGTGTGAACTTTAGATGTTATGCCACTTCCCAGCACCAGTGTGTATCAAGCCCACTGATTGTCCATTCATTGTGAGGAGCGTGATCCACGTGCACACGACTATGAATCAAGTGGGGATATTATAATgaaggaaaaagagaaaacCTACATTTAGTGACGTAACTACAGCTAATGTATTTGTTACTGTTATTGTGTGGACAAGATAAAGAGCAAGAAAACGATACAATCTAAAAATCATTGGACCGTTGTTAAGCCGAAAAGGCTCATGCAATGACCCCCGTTTCGCCAGAGAGGGTGCTGTTGCTCCGACAAAATGTTCGGATAGACTGATAGTCTATTAAGTAAACATAAACTTAAACTATTAAGTTTATGTTTACACCTAAAAGATGACAACGTTGTAGTAAGGTTGTGTTGTATTTAAGCGTCTCCTAAATGCCTTAACAGTGGTTGTGTGTCATGACTCTTCTAGGTCCTCTAGCGATGTGACCGGCCGTAGCATCACAACGCAGACTCCTCATCCCTGTGGAATTGACAGGTGTTCTTCAGCGCAGAGTGAGGATACACCGTCAGGGTGAGGACATACTGATCGAATGGGGAGGACAGAGCGGTGAATGGTTaacaggaggtgggggggggggggggggggggggcagagtgaCCCCAGTGGCCCACTAACAGTACTCAGTGTGTCTCTTTACATGTACTCACAGCAGGTGAAGGTCTGGAtggactagagagagagagagagagggagagagagagagggagagagagagagagagggagagagagagagagagagagagagagagagagagagagagagagagagagagggggagagagagagagagagagagagagagagagagagagagagagagagagagagagagagagagagagagagagagagagagagagagagagagagagaacaacatcTAATGCAGGTCAGTAGGGGAAGGCAGAGAGCAAACAGCAGGGTCAGATAGAGAGTTGTGTGACGGACAGACGGAAAGAACGACTTTCAGGAGAAACCCGGACAAATTGTACTTTTTAAACATGACAATGTCACTATTCAGCGTAAGGTAAGAGGGATCTAGAACAAGCTAGTGCAGACTGAGGGGGGAACCAGTAGGAAGGGAGTCTGTTAGCCTATGAAGGTCTATGAAGAGCAACTGGTGTCAAAAGATCAGAAGATAGAAGACCGAGAAGATAGAAAACAGGGGTTTCTGACGGAAAAATCAAAAGCATCTTCTGACGACCGAGAGAGTGACGGGCAGTATCAGCGGCAGAGTGTCCTGTGTGCCTACAGAGTTATTCTGTGTGAAGGCTTGGAAATTCACTTCGAAGGTAAATTGGGTGAATAATATAGTGCTGCAAGTGGGACAAATCGAGtcgggagagagtgggggagagggagagagagagagagagagagcaggatttTCTTTTCTAAAAAGGAATCTAATGTTAACAAGGCTAAGGTAGGAGTCAGCATGACAATCATCCGGTAGGTAGGGGGCTCAAACTCTTCGTCTAAAATCACTGACAACTGAAAAAGGTATCTGAGCAAAAAGTACAGTTCCACCGGACGTCAGGAGAAACAACATCCATCGACTTATTACTTAGAGCTGAAggtatctatccatctatccatctatctatctatcatgtactgatcgatcgatcgatcaaTAGATCTATCTTTTTAtccatccctctgtctttctctccatcggtcagtctatccatctatcaactatctatctatctatctatctatctatctatctatctatctatctatctatctatctatctatctatctatctatctatctatctatctatctatctatctatctatctgtctgtctgtctgtctgtctgtctgtctgtctgtctgtctgtctgtctgtctgtctgtctgtctgtctgtctgtctgtctgtctgtctgtctgtctgtctgtctgtctgtctgtctgtctgtctgtctgtctgtctgtctgtctgtctgtcagtcaatCTGCctgtcaatctgtctgtctttcattcattctatctatctctctatcgtTGGCTCAGTCCGTCCATCCATCTCACCCagaccccgtctcctcctccaccctctccccagccgacccacccagccccccccccccccaccccaccccggcCGTGAACCATGGCCTCCGCGGGCCTGGAGCTGACGGGCTTCTTCCTGGGCCTGCTGGGCATGGTGGGCACGCTGGTGGCCACGGTGCTGCCCTACTGGCGCACGTCGGCCCACGTGGGCTCCAACATCGTCACGGCAGTGGAGAGCATGCGGGGCCTGTGGATGGAGTGCGTGTACCAGAGCACCGGCGCCTTCCAGTGCGAGACCTACAACTCCATGCTGGCGCTGCCGCCCGACCTGCAGGCCTCGCGGGCCCTCATGGTCATCTCCGTGGTGCTGTCCGTGCTGGCCGTCGCCGTGGCGACCCTGGGCATGCAGTGCACCGTGTGCCTGGAGGGCGCCCCCGCGGCCAAGAGCCGGGTGGCGGGCGCGGGCGGGGCGCTGTTCTTCACGGCGGGCTTCCTGTCCCTGATCCCCGTGTCGTGGACCACCCACGAGGTGGTGCAGACCTTCTACCAGCCCGGCCTGCACAACAGCATGAAGTTCGAGCTGGGCCAGAGCCTGTACCTGGGCCTGGCGTCGGCTCTGTTCTCCCTCCTGGGGGGGGCGCTGCTGTGCACCTCCTTCTgccaggaggggggcggggcccgggggAACGGGGCCGGGTACCCCTACCCGGGGTACCAGGCGGCGGGAGGCGGCGGGGGGCTGCGGACCTCCTCGCAGACCTACCGCAACCCCACCctccaggtgggcggggctaacACGGGAGGCCGGGCACACGGCCTGAGCCGCAGCGCCGGCGGGGGGTCCGGGTACGGGGGCAACGCGACCCGGGGCTCCAAGAAGGCACCGGGGTATGATGTCACGGGGTACGTCTGAGGGGTACCCCCCCGACGgactcacatgcacactcacacacacacgcacacacacacacacacacacacacacaggcaggcatgcacgcaagcacgcttgtacacactcaaacacacacacacacacaggcatacatgcacacacacacacacggacacacatcacattgtcaaaaacacacacacacacacacacacacacacacacacacacacacacacacacacacacacacacacacacacacacacacacacacatacacacgcataccatGGATTTTCCTCAAAGGAGGGCATTTGAGAAGAAAATATGTAGGACAACTCCTGATCAATACTTGTCCTAATGTCAGTAGTGTGTTTTTGGACTTCACTGTCAGAGGACATTTTATGAAATGATTTAATCTACGTTTGTATTTACTCCCAGTATATACACTGTTCTGTTTTtcacaaaataatgtttgtttaAGGAAGATAGTTATTCTTTGCATACGGTTGCATCACAACCctgaaatgttgtttttttaccccATTTCTCTACAACTTGGCTAAACACACTTACTTTGGTAACTCAATGAGTCGATGGCATCCATACGTTTTCCAGTTTAGTGTGCAGTTAGTTACTAAGCACAGGGATTTGGAGGGGGATTGCCTTATCAGATGGGAGACACTTGATGACCTCACTTCCTCACAGTAATCAGTCGCTAACCTCCTCGTCAATGTGGCTTACGGCAGGTCATGGACGTGAAGTCAGGAGGATGTACCTCATGCTTTGGCTTGTGAGGGGGGAACGGGATACATTTGCGGTGTGTGTTAAAGATACACATGTCCCAGTTTAGCCCAAGAGTGGATAAGGGCGAATAATGTTTTTGGTGCAGAGGTTGAAGATCAGTTTGTTGGTCAAACTTTTTTAGACATTGTTTTCCTCTTCTGTATAAAAAGAAAATTCCAACAGAAATGTTCTCTTTGAATGTGATGCGTGATAGAAAACTAACCAGTGATGGCGGTTTTAGATCCACATCACTGGTTTATAATTGAATGTAATTATTCATCTTTTATGAAATATGTTTGAGTTTGACttgcattgttttgtttttatttaggaaataaataagTTTGTTTCAAACCGTATACCTGAAGATACTTATTGAAAAGGATGTCCTTTTTGTTAATTAGTGGCCTTAAACCAACCACAGTTAACCTTAATGTTCTGCTAGCATAACTACTCCCGCCACAGTAGTAAAGCATTACAATTGCTATGCTTTACTAATGGCATTGACTGTGATATGATGAACTGTATTTATATTGCGTGTTTTATTGAGGCACTTAAAGCGCTGTACATAATgaatgtgtgagcgtgtgtgtgggaggataGGACTCCTCATCCATTACCCGTGTGCATCACCTTCTTGGGGGATAAACAGCCATCAGTATGCACCAcaaagatccccccccccacacacacacacacacacacacacacaaacactggctcTCAAAGCGGAGAGGGGACGAATAATGCAGTCCAATGGGAGACTAGGGTGTGATTATGTGGTGTGGTGTGTAAGAGAACAGGTTGGGGAATATAGGAACATGCACAGAATCCCGGTACACCATGAGCTGCGGCGACACCATGCATGTTGTGTTAGCAGCTATTCACTAATAACATGTACAACATGTTATTGTGGACGTTGGTGCTTCCATGGGATAGAGCCCGGTCCTGTCAACTGTCAACAAACCAAGCTCCCTGTGTGATCGATGATTTGTTGCTGCAATATTGATCGTGGCAGGGTTCAAGGCTACCTACGGGTGGGatgtggaggttgtggtgggcAGTGCTGGTGCCGGGATAAAAGTCCACTCAGCGGGCTGAGGTTTTCAGGTTAGGGAACATTTGGCAGTCAATAAATACTAGTTTAATGAAGGGATAATATCGCATGGTGATCAAGCATCGTGACCGTCTCTCTTGCCTTCATTAGAACATCTGTTATTCCAGTCAAAATAAGTGTCAAACtcaaactaaccctaaccacattGATTTCAAAAGACAAAAGACAATATTCGTGGCAAACAGGCTCACACTAAAGGCAACAAAGTTATGTACTTAAACTGAATTGAGGAGAAACTGTATCAATGGTTTTATCAACCAGACCGGCATTGTCCTTCAATATCTACATAATCTTGAACTATAACAAATTTAAATAGTTGTTCGAAGAGCATagtagtatatgtgtgtgtgtttgagtgattTAATGATTAGGTGAGATAGAAGGTCTACAAGGTCAGACTAAGATaacattcactctctctctaacacatacaaatacacagagCTAAGCTTAATTTAATTCAGATCGATTATTAAAACAAACATTCACAGAATGATTAGTCGAGGCTATTAAAAAAGCTACAACTTGAACTAAATAGCTACAATTCTGACTTTAACTTTGCCTTCAATATTGGGCATGTTTGTTATTTAATTGTCCTGGAAATGTTGGCAACTGACAACGCTGCAATTTTTGTAGGCCACTCACATTCATTCAAACAGTGAATGTGAATGAAGAACGACAACTCTATTTTCTCCTACAGATCAACCAACAGTCAAGTCAACAGCCTGGAGCTTCAGGAGTTCGTAATAATGTTTAAttactgcagttattaaacagAGTTTATACATTGTCACAACATGAGGTGATGTCTCTTGGATTGTTTCTGGTACAATCCAACACAGTTCAACCAGCCTGGTTTCCCAGTTCAGCACAGAGATTAAACAAGaaaaatgttgtttgtcttGAATTTAAGTGTCCATTTCTGTTAAACAGGAAGTCATGTTGTACTTCCTTTCtgtagccccgcctcctctcgCCGTTCACGTCCAAACTCAATCACCAGGGGCTTGCCTAGCAACCTGTAACCGTGGATCAACTCCAAAGCTTTCTGGGACGTTTCGATGTCTGcagagaaaaatatatatattaatgtgtgAATGTTTTCAGGCATAAGCACatctaaaagaaaaaacaaaaaaaacgatgcGTGTTGGAGACGTCAGCAATTcattaataatacaattataattatGAAAAAGTATTGCGAAATCAACACAGTATTCAAAACTGTGGTCATGGAGTTGGTTCCCTGAAGAGAGTTCATCCCATTCAGCAAGGCGCCTCCCATCAAGGTTTCGAACAGTTAGCAAAGCAAACAAACATTCAAACCACGGGGACCGTCACAAACACAATCGCACATAGGGACCGGGGGACATCACTCGCCAGTTTGTAATGCAGGAGGTGACCATTCCTTGCACTATGTCACCCAATCAGGAAGCACATTTGTAAAAAGTGTAAgttgtaagtcgctctggataaaagcatctgttaaatgccctaaatgtagatgtaaatgtaaacgtGAAAACGTCGCTGTGTAAGTGTGGTtgcatttcagtgtgtgtgtgtaactatcTAACCTCGAGCTGCTTTCCCTGTGCTGCCTGGTTTTCAGCTGGTTACCTGGCAGCGTGATGAAGGCCTGTCCCTTCATGCGACCCGTCAGCAGGCGGTAGCGCAGCGCTGGCCCGCCCTCCGCCTCGAACCGGGAGAACAGCGCCACCAGCTGGGCCACAGACGCCTGCGCACTGAGGTTCTTCACACACAGCACCTGGGGAGAGACCAGCGTGGGAGAGACCAGCGTGAGAGACCAGCGTGGGAGAGACCAGCGTGGGAGAGACCAGCGTGGGAGAGACCAGCGTGGGAGAGACCAGCGGGGGAGAGACCAGCGTGGGAGAGACCAGCGTGGGAGAGACCAGCGTGGGAGAGACCAGCGTGAGAGAGACTAGCGTGATAgagaccagcaggagagagaccagcggGAGTGAGACCAGCGGGAGTGAGACCAGCGGGGGAGAGACCAGCGTGAGAGAGCCCAGGAATAAAG contains:
- the cldn2 gene encoding claudin-2, translated to MASAGLELTGFFLGLLGMVGTLVATVLPYWRTSAHVGSNIVTAVESMRGLWMECVYQSTGAFQCETYNSMLALPPDLQASRALMVISVVLSVLAVAVATLGMQCTVCLEGAPAAKSRVAGAGGALFFTAGFLSLIPVSWTTHEVVQTFYQPGLHNSMKFELGQSLYLGLASALFSLLGGALLCTSFCQEGGGARGNGAGYPYPGYQAAGGGGGLRTSSQTYRNPTLQVGGANTGGRAHGLSRSAGGGSGYGGNATRGSKKAPGYDVTGYV